The following are from one region of the Oryzias melastigma strain HK-1 linkage group LG22, ASM292280v2, whole genome shotgun sequence genome:
- the LOC112143300 gene encoding uncharacterized protein LOC112143300: MMELVLIAAFIFSDFCLGVEIQQPSSVFVRAGEPSVTLTCNQDNSQFYYMFWYRQRAGTSGMELLVYSVGAGTASVEAPFNSSKYSATRPTVLESSLQMQPVEAADAAVYFCASSRAQCVRTSVQLNNNLRGDDRRGDLKKKLHCDNANEAYFGRGTKLTVLDLDLRLKLCANAEAYFGPGTKLTVLGSSRNGFVGFCQRDSAVCSGSYEAYFGEGTRLTVLDPTLKVTPPTVRVLEPSENEHKNQQKTLVCVASDFYPDHVSVSWTINDESVTEGVATDGDAVRNSSKGFYRITSRLTVPSNTWFSKSKFSCTVSFFDGTKTTDHPETITSKEKAIPSGTELSRDKYLWITQSAKLSYIIFIAKSCVYGVFIWFVAWKLQSSREKRGK; this comes from the exons ATGATGGAGCTGGTGCTGATCGCAGCGTTTATCTTCTCTG atttctGTCTTGGCGTTGAAATCCAGCAACCTTCCTCTGTTTTCGTCCGCGCCGGAGAGCCGTCGGTGACTCTGACCTGCAACCAGGACAACAGCCAGTTCTACTACATGTTCTGGTACCGCCAGCGAGCCGGCACCAGCGGGATGGAGCTGCTGGTGTACTCTGTGGGGGCGGGGACGGCGAGCGTTGAAGCTCCTTTCAACAGCTCCAAGTACAGCGCCACCCGGCCCACGGTGCTGGAGTCGTCCCTGCAGATGCAGCCGGTGGAGGCCGCCGACGCCGCCGTGTACTTCTGCGCTTCCAGTCGAGCACAGTGTGTCAGAACGTCTGTGCAGCTGAACAACAACCTCAGAGGAGACGACAGACGAGGAGATCTGAAGA AGAAGCTGCACTGTGACAATGCCAACGAAGCCTACTTTGGGAGGGGGACCAAACTGACCGTTCTGG ATTTGGACCTGAGGTTGAAGCTCTGTGCCAATGCTGAAGCTTACTTCGGCCCGGGAACCAAACTGACGGTTCTGG GCAGCAGCAGAAACGGGTTTGTGGGTTTTTGTCAGCGCGACTCGGCGGTGTGCTCAGGCAGCTATGAGGCGTATTTTGGAGAAGGAACCAGGCTGACGGTTCTCG ATCCAACTTTAAAAGTCACACCTCCAACAGTTCGAGTTCTTGAACCTTCAGAAAACGAGCACAAGAACCAGCAGAAGACCCTGGTTTGTGTGGCGTCTGACTTCTATCCGGATCATGTCAGCGTCTCCTGGACGATTAATGATGAGAGCGTCACTGAAGGTGTAGCGACAGACGGCGACGCCGTAAGGAACTCAAGCAAAGGGTTCTACAGAATCACCAGCCGGCTGACGGTTCCCTCTAACACCTGGTTCTCAAAGAGCAAGTTCAGCTGCACCGTCAGCTTCTTCGATGGAACCAAAACCACAGATCATCCTGAGACCATCACCAGTAAAGAAAAAG CAATCCCATCTGGAACCGAGCTGAGCAGAG ACAAATATCTGTGGATCACTCAGAGCGCCAAGCTCTCCTACATCATCTTCATCGCGAAGAGCTGCGTCTACGGAGTCTTCATCTGGTTTGTGGCCTGGAAGCTGCAG AGTTCTCGTGAAAAACGTGGAAAATGA